The Elusimicrobiota bacterium sequence AGAAATCAGCGGCAGATGTTGGCAAATGGTCAGCAGCGTATATCGCGGACAAAATTAAAAAGGCAGACGCAGCAAAACCCTGTGTTATCGGGCTGCCCACAGGTTCATCACCGCTGGATACCTACAAAGAACTTGTAAATATCCATAAAGCGGGAAAATTGTCTTTCAAGAATGTAATCAGTTTCAATATGGATGAATATGTTGCTATACCGCAGAGCCATCCGGAGAGCTATTATTCATTTATGTGGGGAAATTTGTTCAGCAAAGTCGATGCAGTGAAGGAACAGGTAAACATTCTTAACGGAAACGCAAAAGACCTTGATGAAGAATGCAGGCAGTATGAAGAAAGAATAAAGAAAGTCGGGCCCATCAAATTATTTTTGGGCGGCATCGGCCCTGACGGCCATATTGCGTTCAATGAACCAGGTTCATCTTTAAGCTCCAGAACCAGGGTAAAAACCCTTACCTATGACACCATTGTTGCAAATTCAAGATTTTTTGATAACGATATAAATAAAGTGCCGAAGAAAGCTTTAACCGTCGGCGTCGGAACAGTTATGGATTCGGAAGAAGTTATTATTCTTGTCACCGGTTACAAGAAAGCCCGCGCTCTGCAGCAAGTTGTTGAACAAGGCGTAAACCATATGTGGACCGTTTCCATGCTCCAGCTTCATCAAAAAGGCATGATAATCTGCGATGAAGAAGCAACAGCAGAATTGAAAGTCGGCACGGTAAATTATTTTAAAGATATCGAAAAAGAAAATCTGGTTCCGGTAAAACTGTAAAAACAGCAGCAAAAGAAAACATTAAACCAATCCCATCTTATAGGTGGGATTGGTTTTTTTTTAAAAAGTATTACAGTATTTTAGTATTTAGTCGTCAATGTATTTTTATAAATACTGACTACTGGATTATGAAAGCCTGATAATTGGTTTCCGGTAAATGATTTAATAAGTTTTAAGCCATTCCCTGCATTTTCATTTTTATTTGCTTGGCCGCGCGTTTGCACTTTATATCGGATTATTATAAAATTATGGGCATATACACCTGACTCCAGTAATCACAATAGGTAGTATCTATGGGTATGGAAAACTACCCGGGGAAATATGCTTGAAAGGGTAGTAAAGCATGGTTGACGAATAGAGGTTTGCGCCATTGTTCGCAATCCGGAAGGCAAAGTAGAAATATTTTAATGAAACTTATGAATAAACCTGTTAAAGTTGCGCTTATAGGGCTCGGCGGCTGGGGCAGAACGATTGTTGAAGCGGTTAAAAGAAGCAAAAAGCTTAAATTAGTAAGCTGTTATTCTGACATTAAAGAAGAAAGAATAAATTTTGCAGAAAAACCTGTAAAAAAAACAGAGTAATACTTTCAGTAGGGCATAATATGAGGCGCGCGGGCCCGAATAGAAAGATCAAGGAACTTATAAAAAAAGGTGTTATTGGAAAAATAATTTCAGTTGAAGCGAATTTTTCGCACGAAGCAGGTTTGAGGCTTAAGGCGAGCCAGTGGCGCAGTAAGAATAGTTTATGTCCCGCGCTCCCCCTTACCCAGCTTGGCGTTCACATAATCGATACGCTTCGTTATTTTTTCGGGCCTGTTAAAAAAGTGTATTCAATTATGAAAAGAATGTATATTCCTGTTGATAACAAAGATGTTACTAAAACTCTGGTTGAGTTTAAATCAGGTCTTACGGGTTATATTGGCTCGGATTATGTGGTCCCATATACTTCCTACATAAATGTTTACGGAACCAAAGGCGTGCTTTCTTCTGAAAAATCCGGTGAAAAACTATATTTACAGAAAACCGGTTCAGTTGAGAAAAAAGAAATACCCATTATAAAAGTTGATACTTTACTTAAAGAGCTTGAGGAATTTGCTGATTGTATAAGGCGTAAAAAGAAACCGGAAGTTGACGGCAATGAAGGACTTGCCAATTTGATGGTTGTGCGCGCCGCCATAGAATCAAACAAAACCAACAAACCTGTTTTTATTTGACTCATGGTTTGAAAATATACTATTAATTTTGTAACATTTTATCATGAAAACCGGCGACAAAAAAGCAGCACAAATCACAATAGACACTGACAGGTGCAAGGGGTGCGGGCTTTGCATAATTTACTGCACTAAAAAAGTCCTGGCCAAATCGAAAACCTTGAATAAAATCGGATATAATTCCATAACCGTTGAAAACCCGGATAAATGCAATTCCTGCGGCACCTGTTATATAATGTGCCCGGATTACGCAATAGAGATAAAATGAACAAAAAAATATTGATGCAGGGAAACATTGCGCTTTGCGAAGGGGCTGTTGCCGCCGGCTGCGAAGCGTATTTTGGTTATCCTATTACCCCGCAAAATGAAGTAACTTCACATATGTCTCGCAGGATGATAGAGCTTGGCAGGGTATTCCTTCAGGCAGAAAGCGAAGTTGCGGCAATAAATATGGTATTCGGTGTTGCGCTGACGGGTAAGCGCGCCATGACTTCGTCATCGTCGCCGGGAGTAAGTTTAAAACAGGAAGGCATTTCATATTTAGCGGGTTGCGAGCTTCCCTGCGTAATAGCTAACGTAATGCGCGGCGGGCCCGGCCTTGGAAATATTGCAGGTTCGCAGGGAGATTATTTCCAGACAACAAAAGGCGGTGGCCATGGAGATTACAGGTTGATAGCCCTCGCGCCGGCAAGCGTCCAGGAAATGTACGACCTGACAAAACTTGCCTTTGATCTGGCAGATAAATACCGTAACCCGGCAATAATTCTTGCCGACGGTTACGTGGGCCAGATGATGGAACCGATAACTATAAACAACGAAAAATTAGAAATTATAAATGAAAAATTAAAAGAAAAAAAAGATTGGGTTTTAAACGGCTGCGCCGGCAGGGAACCCAGAAAAATAAGGTCGCTCCTCATGGGAGAAGGCGAACTGGAAGCCCATAACTGGGACCTCAACAAAAAATATAATGAAATCAAAAAAAACGAAGTAAGATACGAAGCCATAAATACGGAAAATGCGGATATAGTTTTAGTAGCGTTCGGCATTGCTTCAAGGGTCTGCAAATCTGTTTTGCAGATAGCCGAAAAAGAAAAAATAAAAGTAGGGATGATCAGGCCTATAACGCTTTGGCCGTTCCCTGAACAAATAATTTCCGACATAAGCAAGAAAACAAAAAAAATGCTGGTAGTTGAAATGAATCTGGGGCAGATGGTTGAAGACGTCCGCCTGGCGGTTAACGGCAGGATCCCTGTAGAATTTTTAGGAAAGCCCGGCGGCGGAATATTCTCCCCGGAAGAAATCTATGAACACATCAAAAAAAACAGCTAAGTTTACCCGGCCGGAAAGCTTGAAAGAAACCAGGCATTTATATTGCCCGGGTTGCGGCCATGGAATAATACACCGGCTTATAGCCGAAGTTATAGATGAGCTTGGCGTGCGCGAAAAAACAATCGGTGTTGCTCCCGTCGGCTGCGCTGTATTTGCCTATGATTATTTCAATTTTGACGTAGCTGAAGCCGCTCACGGCAGGCCGCCGGCTGTTGCAACAGGAATAAAGAGGGTTTTACCTGACAAAGTTGTGTTTACCTATCAGGGCGACGGTGATTTGGCAGCCATCGGCACAGCAGAAATTATACACGCGGCAAACCGCGGCGAGAATATTACTGTTATTTTTGTAAATAACGCAAACTACGGCATGACAGGCGGCCAGATGGCGCCTACAACCTTGTTAGCCCAGAAAACATTGACTACGCCTTTCGGCAGAAAAGCTGAAAATGAAGGCTATCCGATAAAAGTCTGCGAATTGTTATCATCTCTCGAAGGAACAAAATATCTCGCGCGCACTTCTGTTGATAAGCCTGCAAACATCCTGCAAACTAAAAAAGCAATAAAGAAAGCTTTTCAAAATCAACTGGATAAAAAAGGATTCAGCCTTGTTGAAGTCCTTTCCATGTGCCCGGTTGACTGGCAGATGACTCCCCCGGAGGCCTGCAAATGGGTGCAGGAAGTTATGATGAAAACATTCCCTCTCGGAACAATAAAAGATAAATAAGGAGACCCCGGTGAACCCAAAAGAACTAAAATATACGGAAAAACACGAATGGGTTTTAGTAAAAGGAAATGAGGCCACAATTGGCATAACGGATTATGCCCAGCATTCCCTCGGCGATATTACCTTTGTCCAGCTGCCTGAAGCTGGTAAAACGATAAAACAATTCGGCGAGCTCGGAGTAGTCGAATCTGTAAAAGCCGCATCGGATATTTATTCACCCTTAAGCGGAACAGTAAAAGAGATAAACTCGAAACTTGAAAGCGCTCCTGAAACCATAAACAAGGATGCTTTCGGCGCAGGTTGGATCTGCAAACTTAACGGTATAAATCCTGCCGAGCTTAACAAGCTGCTTTCACCCGAGAAATACGAAGAACTTATAAAGAGTCTGTAGTCAAACTCAATGACCTATATATCAAACACAAACAAACAACAGCAGGAAATGCTTGAAGCTATCGGCGTAAAATCCATAGCTGATTTATTCAAAGGCATACCAGCAGATTTTAGCCCTGCGTCATTTAATATCGCTTCGGGAAAATCAGAAATTGAAGTCCGCCAGCACCTGCAGTCGCTGGCGGCAAAAAACGCTACGGATTTAACCTGTTTTCTCGGCGCCGGGTTTTACGACCATTATATTCCCTCCGCAGTGGATGCAATTATATCAAGAAGCGAATTTTATACCGCTTATACGCCTTACCAACCGGAAGTTTCCCAGGGAGTCCTGCAGGCAATTTACGAATACCAGACCGCCATCTGCAGATTGACGGGCATGGATGTTTCAAACGCTTCCATTTATGAAGGAGGCACGGCTCTTTACGAAGCCGCGATGATGGCAACCAGGATTACTAAAAGAAAAAAAATAATTGTGTGTGAAGGCGTCAGCCTTATTTACAGAACCATGCTGCGTTCTTACACCAGCAATCTCGCCCTGAACTTTGTGGAAATTCCTATAAACAACGGCATTGCAGACAGGGAATTAATTTTAAAGGAAATTGATAATGATACGGCCGCAATAATTTTACAGAACCCGAATTTTTTCGGCTGCATAGATGATTTTACTGATATAAGCCAGAAAGCGCGCAGCGCCGGGGCGCTGACCATTTGTTCGGTTTATCCTATTTCGCTAGGAGTTTTAAAGCCGCCCAGTAAAATGGGTATAGACATTGTTACCGGCGAAGGGCAAAGTTTGGGTTTGCCCCTTTCATTCGGCGGGCCTTACTTCGGATTTTTGGCCACGTTAAAACAGTATGTAAGGCAGATGCCCGGCCGCGTTGTAGGAAGAACTCACGATAAAGAAGGCAGGCAGGGTTTTGTATTTACACTGCAAACGCGAGAACAGCATATCCGCAGGGAGAAGGCCACTTCAAATATCTGCACTAATTCAACATTGAACACAATCGCGGCAATTTCATATTTAAGCCTGTTAGGTAAAAACGGACTGAAGGAAGTTGCGCAATTGTGCGCAAATAAAGCCGGCTACGCCTGCCAGAAACTCAGCAGGATAAAAAATGTAAAAAGAAAATTTGCCGCTCCTTTTTTTAACGAATTTGTCGTAGAATTGCCTGTAGACGCCGGCGACGTTGTCAGTACATTGATTGAAAAAGGTTTTGCGGCGGGTTTTCCGCTGGGCCGTTATTATAAAGGAATGGAAAGGTGCATGCTCGTTGCGGTTACCGAGAAGCGCACAAAAGAGGACATCGGGCACCTCAAGGAATCGCTTGAAGGCGTATTAAAAACGGAATAATTATGAAATTAATATTTGAAAAAGGGGTACCCGGGAGAAGGGGCGCAAAGTTGCCGAAGTGCGACGTACCGTCGAATTTCGAAATCCCTAGAAATTTTCACCGTGAACATGAAGCAGATCTTCCTGAAGTATCCGAACTGGAAGTAGTCAGGCATTTTACAGAATTATCCCGTAGGAATTTTGGTATTGATACCAATTTTTATCCGCTGGGTTCCTGTACTATGAAATATAACCCCAAAATAGACGAGGAAGTCAGCAGGTATAAAGGTTTTGTTGAACTGCATCCCCTGCTTCCGCAATTGCGCCACGGCGGAATGCTTACACAGGGCGCGTTACAAGTTATCTATAATACGGAAAGACTGCTCTCAGAAATAACGGGCATGTCGGAATTCACCATGCAGCCTCTTGCCGGAGCGCACGGCGAGCTTACCGGCACCATGATAATCGCCGCTTATCATAAGGATAAAGGCAACAAGAAAACAAAAATCATAGTCCCGGATTCGTCGCACGGCACAAATCCCGCCAGCGCGGCGATTTGCGGGTATTCAATAGTTTCTGTTCCATCAAATTCAGACGGGATGATAGATTACGATGAATTTTTAAAAGTTCTTGACAATGAAGTAGCTGCAGTAATGTTAACCTGCCCCAATACCCTGGGATTATTTGAACCCCAGATTAAAAAAATTGCCCAAAAACTCCATGAAGTTGACGGTTTGATGTATTGCGACGGCGCAAACATGAATGCGATTCTTGGCAAAATCAGGCCCGGAGATATCGGGTTTGACCTTATGCATATAAACCTGCATAAAACTTTTGCAACTCCGCACGGCGGAGGCGGGCCGGGAGCAGGACCGGTGGGTGTTGTAGAAAAGCTAAAGAAATTCCTGCCGATTTCGCTTGTTATAAAAAGAAATGACGGAACTTACGCCCTTGATTACGACAGGCCGTCATCAATCGGGTTTATAGCGCCTTTTTACGGAAACTTCGGCGTGATATTAAAGGCGTACTGCTACATTCTCATGCTCGGCAAAGAAGGCCTTATTGCAGTCAGCGAAAACGCCGTGCTTAACGCAAATTATATAAAAGAAAAATTAAAAAAATATTATCACCTGGCTTACGATAAAACCTGCATGCACGAATGCGTGTTTTCAGCCGTTAATCAATTGAAAAACGGCGTGCATACGGTAGATATCGCAAAGCGGCTGATAGACTACGGTTTCCACCCTCCTACAATTTATTTCCCCCTTATTGTAAAAGAAGCCATAATGATCGAGCCCACAGAGACAGAAACAAAAGAAACCCTTGACGCTTTCATTGAAACTATGATTAAAATCAGCAATGAAGCGCAAACACAGCCTGAAATAGTAAAAGATTCGCCAAAGACTACTCCTGTTTCAAGGCTTGATGAAGTTTCTGCCGCCAGGGATATGGATCTCTGTTTTAAAGACTAATTATGGATTTAGCTTTTGATGAAGCGTTGTTACTTCTGGCTGAAAAGTCAGTGCTAGGCGAGACGATCCGTTTCTGGGAATCAAAAGAGCATTTCGTTGTGCTTGGCACCAGCAATAAAATTGAACAGGAAGTTAATATTGAGGCCTGCAAACTGCACAAAATTCCGGTTTTTAGGCGTTCCTCTGCCGGCGGGACGGTTTTACAGGGGCCGGGATGTTTGAATTTTTCATTTATTCTGCCGTATAAAAGAAATAAAGCTCTTTCTGACGTAAATAAGTCTTATACATATATTCTTGAAAAGGTAATTGAATCTGCAAAGAAGATAACAGGTATTCAGGAAATAAGTTTTAAACCGATTTCTGATATTGTTTTGGGTGAGAAGAAAGTTTCTGGAAACGCACAGCAGAGAAAAAAGAATTTTATGCTTCATCACGGCACCTGGTTATACAATTTTGACCTAGGGCTTATTTCAAAGTACTTAAAAGAACCATCAAAGCAGCCGGAATACCGTTTAAACAGGAAACATAGCGAGTTTGTTACGAATGTTCCAATAAATGTAGAAGAATTTAAGAGCGAAATTACGAAATCTTTCAATATTAGCCAACAAGCAGATGTTTTTGATAAAGCAAAGCCCTTGATGGAAGAGTTGCTAAAGACAAAATATCAAATTTCTTAACAATGAGGAAAAAATGGAAAAAAACTATGAGTTGGTGATTATTGGTGCGGGGCCGGGCGGGTACGTGGCTGCAATTCGCTCTGCTCAGCTTGGAGCAAAAGTTCTGGTTGTAGAGAAGGATGAATTGGGCGGCACCTGCCTGAACAGGGGTTGTATCCCTACAAAAGCGCTTGTAGCAAGTGCCAATGTGCTGCTATCGGCGAAAAAAGCAGGACAATTTGGAGTGAAAGCAGAGAATGTATCAGCCGACATAACGGCGATAATTGAAAGAAAGAATAAAATAGTAAAAAATTCCCGTTTGGGTATTGCCGGAATATTCAAAAGTTATAATATTGAATCACTAAAAGGAAATGCAGTGTTTACGGCCAGCAAAGAACTAGATGTAGCAGGAGAAAAGATTTCATTCAATAAGTGTATAATTGCAACCGGTTCGATGCCATCAACCATTCCCGGAATTACAGTTGACGGAAACAAAATACTTACAAGCGACCACATTCTGGATATCCAGAGCGTCCCCTCTTCATTGCTTATTATAGGAAGCGGCGCTATTGGTATTGAGTTTGCCTGTATTTTCAATGCGCTTGGAAGCAAGGTTACAATAGTTGAGGTTTTGCCAAGGATTTTGCCTAATGAAGATGAAGAAATTTCAGAAAAGTTCAAACAACTGCTCGTAAGAGACGGTATTGAAATAAAAACTGATTATAAAGTGGCAACAGAAGAATTAGCCAAGTACGAAAAGATATTAGTTGCAACAGGCAGAAAACCTGTAACCGAAAACCTTGGTTTGGAACCAGCGGGAATCCAGATGAATGAAAAAGGTTTTATCGCGGTTAATGATAAAATGGAAACCAATGTTCAGGGAATTTATGCTATTGGCGATGTTGCGGGAGGACCGTTACTCGCGCATAAAGCGTCGCAGGAAGGAATTATCGCGGCGGAAAATGCCTGCGGCCAGGATTCTAGGATTGATTATAATGTAATACCGGGTTGTGTTTACAGTATTCCTGAAGTTGCAAGCGTAGGTTTGTCTGAGAAGAAAGCTATTGAAAAAGGGTATGAAGTTGGTGTTGGCAGGTTCCCCTTTGCCGCAAACGGCAGGGCGATTACCCTTGGAGAGACAAAAGGTTTTGCGAAAGTTGTCATAGATTTGAGGACGGATGTTATTTTGGGCGTGCATGTTATCGGAGCGGAAGCTTCTGAGCTTATAGCTGAAGCAGTGCTGGCGGTTAAGATGAAAGCGACTACGAAGGATTTGACGAAGATTATGCATGCGCATCCGACGATGTCGGAGGCGGTTTTTGAGGCGGCGCATGATGCGCATAAGCAGGCCATTGATTTACCTAAGCGGAAATAGAGTTATATATTGAGAAATCATTTTCTCGCTCCTATGATGTTTCTTAACGGCTTCAGAACCTAAATTTTCAAAACTCCTCGTTCACTCCCAAGTGAACTTCGTCAGACAGTTGAAAATTTGTACGGTTCTTCAGCCTAAAACATCAAATGTCGCTCAAAAACAATTTCTCAATAATATCATTATGAATACCTTAAAAGTAATAAATCTCGGGTTGACTGATTACAGCGAAACCTGGAAAATGCAGAAAGAAATTCTCGCGCAGAGCGCGCAGAGAGCGGATACCTTAATTTTGGTTGAGCATAACCCGGTGATTACTTTTGGCAGAGGCAAAAATGATAAGAGCGATATTCTGGTTTCTCAGGAATATTTAAAAAAAAAGGGTATCGAGGTTATTGAAGTTGACCGCGGAGGCAGTGTTACGCTTCATTGCCCGGGCCAGCTGGTCGGCTATCCGCTAATTGATTTAAATAAGACTGGTAAGGATATTCACAAATATATAAATAAACTTGAGGAAGTTATTATAAAAATTCTGAGCGATTATGGAATTAAGGGTGAGCGCCGGGAAGGTTTTACCGGTGTTTGGGTTGGGCAAAAGAAAATTGCTTCTATCGGTGTTGGAGTAAAACATTGGATTACTTACCACGGATTTGCGCTGAATGTGAATCCGGATATGTCCGTTATTTCGGTTATTAATCCCTGTGGTTTAAAAAATAAAAAAATGACAGCTGTTGCGGAACTGACAAAACAGGAAATCAGCATGCAGAAAGTTCGCGAGCTTACAGAAAAGCGCTTTAGAGAAGTATTTGGCATGCAGGAAAAACAGGAATTCCCTCCATGGATAAAAAGGCGCGTTTCCTGCGGAACCGCCGGTGCCGCCGGTGAAACAGCCAATGTTTTGAAAGACTTAAAACTGAATACTGTCTGCAACAGCGCAATTTGTCCGAACAAAAATGAATGTTTCAGCAAAGGCACCGCAACTTTTATGATTTTGGGAGATGTTTGCACGCGTAACTGCAATTTTTGTTCTGTAAGCAGCGGATTGCCGGGAGAACCTGACAAAGAAGAACCAAAGCGAATTGCGCAAGCTGTTAAAAAGATGAAATTGAAGCATATTGTGATAACTTCTGTGACCAGGGATGACCTGAAAGACGGCGGTGCCGGGCAATTTGTTGAAGTTATTAAAGAAATCCGTAAAATAAATCAAAAAATATCAGTTGAATTACTGGTTCCGGATTTTAAAGGAAATATCGAAGCAATGAAAAGGATAATATCAGCAAAACCTGAAGTTATAGGGCATAACCTTGAAACCGTGCCGCGTTTATATAAGGAAATACGTTCTAATGCCGATTATCGGCGTTCATTAGATTTATTAAAATCAATCAAAAAATATGATAAAAATATCTTAACCAAATCCGGTGTTATGCTGGGATTGGGCGAAACAAAAGGCGAAGTTATTGAAGTTTTGGAAGATTTGAGCGCAATACAATGCGATATTGTAACTTTAGGCCAATATCTACGGCCCTCAAAATACAACGTTGCCGTACAGGAATTTGTTAAACCCGAAGTTTTTGAAAATTATAAAAAAATTGGGTTAGAAATGGGTTTTAGGTTGGTTATTTCAGGGCCTTTTGTAAGAAGCTCATACCACGCAGAAGAAGCGTTTCAATCCTTGGAGGTAAAGATATGAAAATGAAGAGTTTGGCTGTTTATTTTGGAATTATTCTGATGTTGTTAGCCGCGGGTTGCTCAAGAAAAACAGAAACTATCAAGATCGCCGGTTCGGATACTATGTTTAAGATGTCGCAGGAATGCGCAAAGGAATTTATGTATATTTACCGCGATACAAACATAGAAATTAAATCCTGTACTGACGATGAGGCAATAGCGTCGCTTATAAATAATGAATGCGCTGCCGCTATGACTACCAGAGGGATTAAAAAAGATGAGTTTGAATTGGCAAAGAAAAATAGCAAAAATTTGCTGCAATTTATAATAGGGCTGCAAAATATAGAAAAACCGGAACCTTCAAGAAAGCTGCTCGTATTATATACGGACTCAAAGCCGAAAGGTTCGGTAAAAAAGTATATTAGTTTTGTTTTGGGCGCTCATGGCCAGAATATTGTAAAGAATTCGGGTTTTGTACCGATAAAGAAATAATTGCGCAGCGGCAGGAGTGATTTTGTTAAATAGTATAGCATGTTCATATTACAATTTTAAGGGCCTTTCTTCATTTGTGAAGGAAAATAAGTAGGTTTTCTATCACAGTACATACAATACCAGATAATAAACCACCATTAATCCCAATCCCAGAGGCACGCCCAGTTTTGCCCAGGCGCGGCTGGTAATTTTTAGTTTGTGAGCGGAAATAATATTAGGAATGTTTCCCGGAATCAGCATACCGCCCGCAATAAGCAGCCCCATTAATGCGCTCTGTATTTGCTTTAACGTCATAGCAGGGCTTATCTCAGCGGCAGCCATGGTTGCATTATCCAAAATGGCTGAAATCGTGTTCACCCAGTAAAGTATCCTGCTATCCAGATTAACGATGTACCTGTCTACAATAGGTTTAAACCCGCCCCCAAGAAAAATTAACGCCATTACAAAAAGATAGACTTTTAAAGCGCGGATAATAACGCGATTGAAAGTTTCAGCTTCTTCGGCGGCTTTTAGGCCTTGAGTTGAATTTTTTCCGTGAAAAAAAATACTTAATAAGCCAAGCCCGAGAACCCCGGGTATAACAAATTTACCTATAATTTTTGCAGGGTACCAAAAATTTACCCCGGGCATACCTTTGAGTTTTGCAACAAGTATTGCGGAGAGCGGTTCGCCTATAGACGTGAGCGCAGCGCCGAGACCGATGGAAAAACAGGCGATTATTGTAAAATCAATTTCTGTTTTTTTATCTAATTTTAAAGCAGTAATAATTTCAACAAGAACCAGGGCGGCTATAATGGCTGTTATAATTGATGAAATGAACCCCAGGATGACAATCATTAAAAAGACGAACAGCCGGACAGGAATGATTTTAAGGATTGAATCTATTGCCTGGTGAATGTGGCTTCGCGTGTATTTGAAAATCAGCCCGGCAATAAAAACCGCAAGAGTTATTTTAATAGGCTCGACAAGCGCTTCCTTAATTAAATGTAAAGAGAACATTTGAGAAACCAGGCAGGAAAGCAGTCCCATAACAAAAAGGAACACTTCCAGGTTGTGTTCAATCTTTTTGTTTATAAAAGGCCCCAAAAGGACCACCAAAATTATTAATATTAACGCTGTTATAACCACATTGCTCCCATTTTAGCTCACCATCCTTTCCAGTTGTTCTCCATAAATTAATTTTGAGGAAAGGTTTTAAGGTTCTGGGTGAGGCAGGCTATTTTCTTCCTGGCCGGGTAATT is a genomic window containing:
- a CDS encoding DUF1646 domain-containing protein, coding for MVITALILIILVVLLGPFINKKIEHNLEVFLFVMGLLSCLVSQMFSLHLIKEALVEPIKITLAVFIAGLIFKYTRSHIHQAIDSILKIIPVRLFVFLMIVILGFISSIITAIIAALVLVEIITALKLDKKTEIDFTIIACFSIGLGAALTSIGEPLSAILVAKLKGMPGVNFWYPAKIIGKFVIPGVLGLGLLSIFFHGKNSTQGLKAAEEAETFNRVIIRALKVYLFVMALIFLGGGFKPIVDRYIVNLDSRILYWVNTISAILDNATMAAAEISPAMTLKQIQSALMGLLIAGGMLIPGNIPNIISAHKLKITSRAWAKLGVPLGLGLMVVYYLVLYVL
- the lipA gene encoding lipoyl synthase, giving the protein MNTLKVINLGLTDYSETWKMQKEILAQSAQRADTLILVEHNPVITFGRGKNDKSDILVSQEYLKKKGIEVIEVDRGGSVTLHCPGQLVGYPLIDLNKTGKDIHKYINKLEEVIIKILSDYGIKGERREGFTGVWVGQKKIASIGVGVKHWITYHGFALNVNPDMSVISVINPCGLKNKKMTAVAELTKQEISMQKVRELTEKRFREVFGMQEKQEFPPWIKRRVSCGTAGAAGETANVLKDLKLNTVCNSAICPNKNECFSKGTATFMILGDVCTRNCNFCSVSSGLPGEPDKEEPKRIAQAVKKMKLKHIVITSVTRDDLKDGGAGQFVEVIKEIRKINQKISVELLVPDFKGNIEAMKRIISAKPEVIGHNLETVPRLYKEIRSNADYRRSLDLLKSIKKYDKNILTKSGVMLGLGETKGEVIEVLEDLSAIQCDIVTLGQYLRPSKYNVAVQEFVKPEVFENYKKIGLEMGFRLVISGPFVRSSYHAEEAFQSLEVKI